A stretch of the Candidatus Omnitrophota bacterium genome encodes the following:
- a CDS encoding DUF302 domain-containing protein — translation MSYCFSRIVEMSFNEAIDKVTVELKKEGFGILTDIDVKATLKKKLSVEFKNYRILGACNPPFAYQALQAEDKIGLMLPCNVIVRETEEGDIEIAAIDPIASMQAVNNPKLAEVGSEVSKKLKKVIENL, via the coding sequence ATGAGTTATTGTTTTAGCAGGATTGTTGAAATGTCATTTAATGAAGCGATTGATAAAGTTACGGTGGAACTAAAAAAGGAAGGATTCGGTATTCTTACTGATATTGATGTTAAGGCTACGCTCAAGAAAAAACTTTCTGTGGAGTTTAAAAATTACAGAATATTAGGCGCATGTAATCCTCCTTTCGCCTACCAGGCTCTTCAAGCGGAAGACAAGATAGGACTTATGCTCCCGTGTAATGTGATTGTTCGGGAGACGGAGGAAGGAGATATTGAAATAGCCGCGATAGATCCAATCGCTTCCATGCAGGCTGTTAATAACCCGAAGCTTGCCGAGGTCGGCAGTGAAGTCAGTAAGAAATTAAAAAAAGTTATTGAAAATCTGTGA
- a CDS encoding class I SAM-dependent methyltransferase encodes MVSQWNEKLKVADKNILLQAKYNITAIYYDILDYPWERIYKKWRPELLKDVRGKVLEAGVGTGRNLKHYHDSVELVCVDISDAMINKAKKRANNAHCRIKMGGKNEKVIVYGCLRFAGFRLL; translated from the coding sequence ATGGTGAGCCAATGGAATGAAAAATTAAAGGTCGCCGATAAAAATATATTGTTACAGGCAAAATATAATATTACAGCTATCTACTATGATATATTGGATTATCCATGGGAAAGAATTTATAAGAAGTGGAGACCTGAATTATTGAAAGATGTCCGCGGGAAGGTGCTTGAGGCAGGGGTTGGAACAGGAAGAAATTTAAAACATTACCACGACTCCGTAGAGTTGGTATGTGTGGATATAAGTGATGCAATGATCAATAAGGCAAAAAAAAGAGCAAATAATGCTCATTGCAGGATAAAAATGGGAGGAAAGAATGAAAAAGTTATTGTTTATGGCTGTTTGCGCTTTGCTGGTTTCCGCCTGCTCTGA
- a CDS encoding YHS domain-containing protein, with product MGTKFKVKANTQVADYKGKSYYFCCASCHKPFEKNPEKYIK from the coding sequence ATGGGTACCAAATTTAAAGTCAAAGCGAATACTCAAGTCGCGGATTACAAGGGTAAGAGTTATTACTTCTGCTGTGCTTCTTGCCACAAACCTTTTGAAAAAAATCCGGAAAAATATATTAAATAA